A window from Nitrospirota bacterium encodes these proteins:
- a CDS encoding copper-translocating P-type ATPase, whose amino-acid sequence MKSKHEHGGDHHAHMVKDFRTRFWISLAVSVPILLLSPMIQKFLGIREVLRFSGDAYVLFALSSFIFFYGGYPFLKGLLDELKKAHPGMMTLIAIAITTAYFYSSAVVFGLSGKIFFWELVTLIDVMLLGHWIEMKSVMGASRALEELAKLMPSEAHKIMDDGSTKDVPLDELKEGDKILIKPGEKIPADGEIIKGETSVNEAMLTGESKPVSKKTGSKIIGGSINGEGSVTVEIKKIGKDSFLSQVIDLVRQAQESKSKTQDIANRAALWLTIIALGGGVITIFAWLAVMQKEFSFSLERAVTVMVITCPHALGLAVPLVVAVSTALSAKNGLLIRNRAAFERARNIQAILFDKTGTLTQGKFGVTDTVLLSDSMIKEELLKYAASVETNSEHPIAQGIALSVKEKFHVEGFKAIIGKGAVGKVNGKEVKVVSPGYLRENNFTFDNKKIEELSSQGKTVVFVIIDGHLIGAVALADIIREESKEAISKLKAMGIKPIMLTGDNKQVAKWVSQEIGIEEYFAEILPEEKTNKIKEIQSRGLLVAMTGDGVNDAPALAQADVGIAIGAGTDVAVETADIVLVRSNPLDAVSILGLARATYRKMVQNLVWATGYNAFAIPLAAGVFYKYGILLNPAMGAALMSISTVIVAINARFLKVIT is encoded by the coding sequence ATGAAAAGCAAACATGAACACGGAGGGGATCACCATGCCCACATGGTAAAAGATTTCAGAACACGGTTCTGGATATCTCTTGCTGTATCTGTCCCAATTCTTTTGCTGTCCCCGATGATCCAGAAGTTTCTTGGAATAAGGGAAGTTCTCAGATTCTCCGGTGACGCGTATGTCCTGTTTGCTCTGTCATCGTTTATTTTTTTCTATGGGGGCTATCCTTTTCTAAAAGGTCTCCTGGATGAGTTGAAAAAGGCTCACCCAGGCATGATGACCCTTATTGCAATAGCTATCACGACTGCATATTTTTACAGCAGTGCCGTGGTATTCGGACTGAGTGGAAAAATATTTTTCTGGGAACTCGTCACTCTTATCGATGTCATGCTCTTAGGGCATTGGATCGAGATGAAGTCAGTTATGGGAGCATCGAGGGCCCTGGAGGAACTCGCAAAGCTTATGCCTTCAGAAGCACATAAGATCATGGATGATGGTAGCACCAAAGATGTCCCGTTGGATGAACTTAAAGAAGGAGACAAAATACTTATAAAACCCGGTGAAAAAATACCAGCTGACGGAGAGATCATTAAAGGCGAGACATCGGTCAATGAGGCCATGCTTACTGGAGAATCAAAACCAGTTTCAAAAAAGACAGGTTCAAAAATTATCGGTGGTTCTATTAATGGCGAAGGATCTGTGACTGTTGAGATAAAGAAAATAGGAAAAGATTCGTTTCTCTCACAAGTAATTGACCTTGTCAGGCAAGCACAGGAAAGCAAATCAAAGACTCAGGATATCGCAAATCGTGCAGCTCTCTGGCTCACTATCATTGCATTAGGAGGTGGAGTAATAACGATCTTTGCATGGTTAGCCGTTATGCAAAAAGAGTTCTCTTTTTCCCTCGAACGTGCTGTGACGGTCATGGTCATTACCTGTCCTCATGCATTAGGTCTTGCCGTTCCTCTGGTTGTAGCCGTTTCTACCGCTTTGTCTGCAAAAAACGGACTGCTTATAAGAAACCGTGCAGCTTTTGAAAGAGCAAGGAACATCCAGGCTATTTTATTTGATAAAACTGGTACATTGACACAAGGGAAGTTTGGCGTAACGGATACGGTTCTATTATCGGATTCCATGATAAAGGAAGAACTCTTAAAATATGCCGCTTCAGTTGAAACCAACTCTGAGCATCCCATTGCACAGGGAATCGCTTTGTCAGTTAAAGAAAAATTTCATGTCGAGGGGTTTAAAGCAATCATCGGAAAAGGTGCGGTGGGCAAAGTTAATGGGAAAGAAGTTAAAGTTGTTAGCCCCGGCTATCTCAGGGAAAACAACTTTACGTTTGATAATAAGAAAATTGAAGAGCTCTCTTCTCAGGGGAAGACCGTTGTGTTCGTGATCATAGATGGACACCTCATAGGTGCTGTCGCATTGGCGGACATCATCAGAGAAGAGTCAAAAGAGGCCATCTCAAAGCTCAAGGCAATGGGAATCAAACCGATAATGCTTACTGGAGACAACAAACAGGTAGCGAAATGGGTCTCACAAGAAATCGGGATTGAGGAATATTTTGCAGAGATATTGCCGGAGGAAAAGACGAATAAAATAAAGGAGATCCAGTCAAGAGGACTTCTTGTCGCTATGACAGGAGACGGGGTAAACGACGCTCCTGCGCTGGCACAGGCTGATGTGGGAATTGCAATAGGAGCTGGGACTGACGTCGCGGTTGAAACGGCAGATATCGTTTTAGTCAGAAGTAATCCTCTCGATGCAGTTTCTATACTTGGTCTTGCCCGTGCAACATACAGGAAGATGGTTCAGAATCTTGTCTGGGCGACTGGATATAACGCCTTCGCAATACCGCTTGCTGCTGGAGTTTTTTATAAATACGGAATACTTTTAAACCCTGCCATGGGTGCTGCGCTTATGTCGATAAGTACCGTTATTGTGGCTATAAATGCAAGGTTCTTAAAGGTTATTACCTAG
- a CDS encoding L-lactate dehydrogenase, protein MTEHLVPPKIAIIGAGRVGVTFAYALMLSGLTSEIVLIDENKERVKGEVMDLDHAIPMTHPTKVWSGEYVDCKNAAIVVITAGVAQKPGETRLDLLKRNAVISKDIIPEIVQYNANAILLITTNPVDVLSYAAWKLSGFPSQRIIGSGTILDTARFRYLLGRYYGVDTRDVIAYIIGEHGDSEIPVWSRANIAGMHLPSFCTARGYIHNQQTMDDFFYQARDAAYRIIERKGATNYAIATGLVRIVEAILRDQKTVLPVSTLIDGHYDIKDVYLSLPSLIGSAGIEWVVPFELNNEEIEGLRKSAAILKNIIKNLSLV, encoded by the coding sequence ATGACTGAACATCTTGTTCCACCTAAGATTGCCATTATTGGTGCCGGACGAGTTGGGGTAACATTTGCATATGCTCTTATGCTTAGCGGCTTAACATCCGAGATAGTACTTATAGACGAAAACAAAGAAAGAGTCAAAGGAGAAGTCATGGATCTCGACCACGCGATACCAATGACCCATCCGACAAAAGTGTGGTCAGGTGAATATGTCGATTGCAAGAACGCTGCTATTGTGGTTATCACGGCTGGAGTGGCTCAGAAACCGGGAGAGACACGTCTTGACCTTCTGAAAAGAAATGCCGTTATTTCTAAGGACATTATTCCTGAGATTGTCCAGTATAATGCAAACGCAATTCTGCTGATTACCACAAATCCCGTTGATGTATTGTCATATGCTGCATGGAAACTTTCGGGCTTTCCATCGCAACGTATTATAGGATCGGGTACCATTCTGGACACAGCGCGCTTTCGTTATCTTCTCGGTCGATATTACGGGGTGGATACACGAGATGTAATTGCATACATCATAGGTGAACACGGCGATAGTGAAATTCCCGTATGGTCTCGTGCAAACATTGCTGGGATGCATCTGCCTTCTTTTTGCACCGCGCGTGGCTACATCCATAATCAGCAGACAATGGACGATTTCTTTTATCAAGCACGAGATGCAGCCTACCGAATAATTGAACGCAAAGGCGCGACTAATTATGCGATTGCAACAGGACTCGTGCGCATTGTCGAAGCTATTCTTAGAGACCAAAAAACGGTTTTGCCGGTCTCAACTCTCATAGATGGTCATTACGACATCAAGGATGTATATCTCAGCTTGCCTTCATTAATTGGATCAGCCGGCATTGAGTGGGTGGTACCCTTCGAGTTGAATAATGAAGAAATCGAAGGCTTACGAAAATCAGCTGCAATATTGAAAAATATCATAAAGAATTTAAGTTTGGTCTGA
- a CDS encoding DNA-binding protein — MYSPKAIETYTGEVVAVDTVIPMKGMSPGVHLILLTKEKKSISVHLGPAWFIERLDTQIMKGDAIEVTGSMVIMTVEKEPAKTIYEHTLLAQNVKKGDMILELRDAAGEPVWSGWKEIEKKKNTEK, encoded by the coding sequence ATGTATAGTCCAAAAGCGATAGAAACTTATACAGGTGAAGTAGTTGCTGTGGATACGGTAATACCCATGAAAGGAATGTCTCCCGGTGTTCACTTAATCCTTCTGACAAAAGAGAAGAAGTCAATTTCTGTCCATCTTGGGCCCGCATGGTTTATTGAGAGACTTGACACACAGATTATGAAGGGAGATGCAATCGAAGTTACCGGTTCTATGGTGATCATGACGGTCGAAAAAGAGCCTGCAAAAACAATATACGAACATACACTTCTTGCTCAGAATGTAAAGAAGGGTGACATGATCCTCGAACTCAGGGATGCCGCAGGGGAGCCGGTATGGTCCGGATGGAAAGAAATCGAAAAAAAGAAAAATACAGAAAAATAG